TCAACTGACCTAAGGAGGGACAACTGACATGTTCGCCCCAGCAAATTGGCCATTGGGTTGACATTGCCAGATTCCAATTGTTTACCTGTCTTTTGACTgagcaaaaaacaaaacacgtcATCCAGCATTCATTCACAGTTTATAAAGTTaaaaacacacatacatattcTGCACTAGTCTTTGCCTGGATTTACTTTTTTAGGTCACATTTTCACCACCTTTTAGACTCTGGTAGTTTACTCACACTTTTCTATCATTCAGCAGCATCCCATTCATGGTGTCAATGGCCCGGTTTGCAGCCTCCTGAGTCTCAAAGTGAACAAATCCATAACCTTTGGACCCTTTCTCGTCACAAACAACCTACAAGACAAAGGCTTTAAATCATGCATCAATTTCAGAACAAATAAGCACCTAGTGTAGTCTTGTACTGGGCCAGGTGATCGTTACAATTACAAACTGATTGAACAGATCTATTGTGTCAGAATATGATCATCATATTATTGTTTTGGAAAATGTAGTCATCCAAAGACAATATTCTAAGCAAACTGATCAAATGTTGTCAATATTGTTTACTTTAATGGTTCTTTGCAGTGATCATCCGTTGTAATGCTGTGCCACTCATTTAAAGTGTACTGCACCACCTACTGTTGTATTCAAACGTATTATTCCAATATTGCATAATGAAAATAATGAATACCTAGAAAATGACCCAGGCAACTCACCTTGCAGGACAAAATGTTGCCAAAGGCTGAGAAGGTATCGTACAGAGCCTTGTTGTCAATAGACTCGTCCATATTCTTGATGAAGATGTTTCCCACGCCAGACTTCCTGAGTCCCGGGTCACGCTGAGACCACATTATTCTGATAGGCCGACCCTTGATGACATCGTAGTTCATTGTATCCAGGGCGCACTCggctttaaaataaaatactgaCATTAATAACCCTTTTTATATTTTATCAAATGTTTCATAAAGCACCACGGCTCCTCATGCAAATCTATATCACAGCTCCATTAAAGATTGAACTTCCTTTAATCAAATCACACAATAATTTATGTCTGTGATGTGGTTTTGTTTGATACTAAAGATGCTAATTACGCTTCACTCAAATGTTAAATACAATAATTCTCCCATTTCTATATTCGTGACGTTAAAAGGTTCAGGACTTTTCACCATACTGCTTTCGAAATAAGCATAACACCACAACAAAACATGGGGTGTTTTATTGGGCAACACTTATCCCTGTCCCATTTTGACAGTTACATTATTATTTGCACCCTTATCCCCAGAAAAATCATAATACCAACTACAAAATTCCCTTTATTTgttatacatttttaaagttcATAAAGTTTCTTGTTTAATTTTAAAAATGCAGCTCATGTCTGTAATTAAAAATGGTGCTGCCCAGTATTCATTTTCCAGTACTAAAAATAGAGTTTACACTTGGTACGTTACCATCAGCTGGTTGCTGGAAGTTTATGTATGCATATCCCAGAGACCTGCGGGTGATGATGTCACGGCACACACGGATGGACATGATGGgtccagcaggagagaacttcTGGTAGAGCATTGCCTCCGTGACATCTGAATGCAGGTCGCCTACATACAGAGAGGCGAGGGGGTACGACTGTCCACCGCTGCTCATCTTGAGTCAGTGCTAGTTAAAGAAAGAAGAATGTTATGAGTATTGCATTCACTACATTCTCCCTGTTGCCCGTTTATTAAAACCAAGTTATATCCACTGCAAACCTAAATAAAACAGCTTTTGATCAATTTCTCACTTTAAGAAGGTTACCATATACCACTTGTTATGATTCAACTCTAAATTCTAAAGGAAACTTCTATATTAGAAACACATTATAATATGACCGTTTTCTAATCTTAATCTGTGTATATATGAACGCCTCCAACTCAAAAGGTGAGTACAAATGTAACAGGTCAGTTCTACCCAAAGGTGTTAGAGAAGTTTAGTGGTTAATTTTACCATCTTATAACCAGGAAGTATAAAATGGTCTTCCTTTAATGACCCGTTGGCTATATACTACATTCGGCTATATTATACTACATTCTGAAAGTTAAAgcaattcatgttttattaaaatGATTTATTTCCCCATAATTATGACGCGAGAGGGCATGGCCATATGCTTCTCAAAAGATGGCGAGATCCCACACGCCATGGCCCAAACGCCTCAGCCAAATTAGCATTTTCCAACATTTTATCCAAAAATGTGTTTCAATATGGCAGGGCATTAATGAACAAATCTAGGACTATAAAAAAGGTCTATTCAGCAATGCATTAATTAAAAGGTCATAACATATTTAATTAGTTACCAAAAAACACTAAAGTAACTAGAGCTAGCTACAGTTAGCTACATTTGCACCAATTCTTAGAGCacctttaaaaccaatattagcTAATATTAAGTAGAGGTGAAGGCACAAAAACTCAATAAGACAATTgaattaaaaaatgtttaaaagtTAACGTTACTTACAGCTTTTAAATAGCCAATCTTCGGAATACTGAAGTATGATTTTCAGAGTAGCAGGTTGCGAGCGCCGTTCAACACTTTCCACATGGGCGGTAGGTTGTTTTCGTTTAATTATGGACGTGGAACACCTGCAGTGCTCCTCCGCGTATCGTCGTTTCAATTAAGCTGTGTGAGGGGGCATATTTTAACAGGCGTGACATTCCGCGATGAAAACTAGTTCTTGTatataaaaagtattaaaatctGTTGTTTCGCCCCCTGCTGGATGTTTGCAAGGCCCAGACTGAAATCATACATTGTCACGAAAACTCAGTGAATTTAATGTATATTTACTAAATCATATTAATATTTTCTGTGAACAAAAATGAAGACGTTATTTGCCTGTTATCTTAAACGAAACTTTATTTCACTGAATGTTCTTTGACActttttctatttcttacatgtATAGTGAAACTAGAATGGTTTTAAGATACATAAACACAAAGCTAGAATTACACCAACCATTGTTTATCTCCATTTCTTCATTGCTTTTTAGAGCTATTCTAAATTTCACAACcacttgtgtgtgtgcactgggTAATAGACTGTTACAGAAGCAAATGTTTAGCCATAAGACTTGTAAAAACAAAGCAAGTAAATACCTGATATACAGACAGGCTTCGTTCCACATTCACTAACTGCATTTTCATCAAGCATAATAATAAATtgacatgattttttttttccccCCTCCCGACAAGATTATTTCAATTCATTGGAGCATTGTCAGAGTAAACAGACGGTCAGCAATAATGTGGAATGGTGTCTTCAACTACAATATGTGGAATGTAGTGGTGATAAATGGTATTGTGACACTGAACTTTTTTTCCTTAAGTGAAGGACTTGGCCTCTCCAAATTAGACCGGATTTTTGAGGCGATCATTAACACAAGCTATCTTTAACAGCAGAGAGATGCACCTGGGTAAAAAAATGTTGTCAAGATTTTGCAATTTAGGTTGTCTGGTCTTAACTAATTCCCTTTGATATTTCTAAAAAACAAGCAGATGCAGCCACAGATACTGCAAGAGAAAGCCAGGCACAGATTTTTTTGTTGGAGAAAACAACCGCTTTAAGAGGAATATTTTGCAAGCAGGGTTGATACAGTGTGGTAAGACATTTTCAATTAACATCAATAAAAGGTTACTTTAGGTTTTACATACAGATGATAGTCAATCTTGCAAAATACATGGTACCACATTAACGCATACAATTTTCATTGTACTGAGATCAAGCAGCACCTGAACAGTGAGTAAAACTACAATGACAATCCATACTTAGttccaaaaaaaacaacaggaGCACTGCCTTTCCAAAAGCCTAATTCATGTGGAATGTATGATGTCTGACAAATCTAACATGACAATTTAAGGGGTCCCTTGAAACTGTGAATTTGTGAACATGATCAAGGAGCCTTACACCAATATGTCAGTGTCACAATACAGCCTGCCTCCTTTCTGTATGAGCCCACAGCAGAATTGCAGTTAGTTGTTAATACAGGATTGTACGAGTGTCTGAAAATTCAAACACAAAAACTGTTTTGGGATTGTGAAGCAAATGGGACGCCTACCATCACAGTGATTGGTGGAAATCAACTGCCAGTTTAATTACCATACAATAAAACCTGTAAATATCATGAGGAATCACAAataagaaaataacaaaaaaaaaaagggatgaAAAATGCACAACAAACTAGCTGGGACAAAGGGATTTGGAAGGACGATTAGAATTCACaacacccccctccccccagaCCACCACACATACAATCTTTCACATCTTTTCATACATGCTCTCTCACTACATACAGACATACAAAAGCAGACAAAAAACAACAGCAACATGGACTCATTAATCAATACAACATGTTTCCACAAAGTGACTGAATCTGCTAACTGAAAAATTACCCTGTCAGCTAACAGTGAACTGAGAGGGGTAAACTAGTTGGTCAGGAGCAATTCAGGCTGCTTGTCATACAGAAGTGGGAGGAGCTGATGGAGTGGAGGGGGATGTATATaagctgtctgtgtttaagataAGAGTGTAGGTGGATTAACAGTGCAATTCCATTAGTTTTCCCCATCTCCAGTCTCTCCCTCATCTGCTTGGTTTTCTGATGTCCACAGCTGGTaagagagaaagaaaataaTGTTATAATTAGCTGTGAGTAATACAATGGGATCAATGAGAGACAAAAGTATGGTGCTTAAAACTCACAGTCAGGTTATCCCTTAGTAGTTGCATGATCAGGGTGCTGTCTTTGTAAGAATCCTCGTTCAAAGTGTCAAGTTCAGCAATGGCGTCATCAAATGCCTGAAAGACAAATATTACACttgttattcaaatgtaaaaaaaaaaaatccagcaaCATTGTAATATAATATTGCCTTCTAATCTTATTCACAGTAAACTTGTAAAGGATTTAGAAATTATGACATTGGGCTTCAGTCCATACCGCCTTAGCCAGACTGCAAGCCTTGTCCGGGTTGTTGAGGATTTCATAGTAGAAGACCGAGAAGTTGAGGGCCAGGCCAAGCCGGATGGGGTGTGTTGGCTGCATCTCCTCCTTGCTGATGTCAAATGCTTGCTGGTACGCCTGCTGGGAATTCTCCACGGTATCTTTATAGTGAAAGAGAAGAACAAAAATATATAGTTGAAAAATGCTACATGTGGGGGGAAAGAAACTGCAGACTTGGGGATAATTACCCCCACTGATCCCTTTCATATAAGGATTTGACCCCTtgttattaattgtattaatgCAGCTGTAGGCACATGGTCAGTGAACACATCTCTTATGCTAAGCATGtccttacccttctttttatcTTCAGAAGCAACCTCAGACAGGTATCTATAATAGTCGCCTTTCATTTTCAGATAGAACACCTTGCTCTCGGCAGCACTTGCATTGGTAATGAGAAAGTTGTCCAGTAGCCCCTGAAAACAAAAGTTTAAATAGTTTAGTTATGTGATATTCAGAATCAAAGCGCCATTTTCACATGTGAATGATTAATTATtgaattacaaaacaaaaaatacaaaatcCTTACAAGCACATCACGGCAGATATCCTGCAGCTCGACTTCAATCTTCTCCCGGTATTCGCGCGCCATCTGCATCTTTTTTTCATTACCCTCCGTCTTCTGCTCAATGCTGGAGATGACACGCCAGGATGAGCGGCGTGCTCCTACCACATTCTTGTAGGCAACCGAGAGAAGGTTGCGCTCCTCATTTGACAGCTCCGTATTTTGCTCTGTCACCGCCTTCATGGATGCAGCCATGTCATCATAGCGCTCAGCCTGCTCGGCAAGCTTGGCCTTCTGTACCAGGTCGTTCTTATCCATTTTCTAGACTGGTGGAGAAGAAAAACAGTATTAGGATGTGTTGTGTAGAGTTAATCAAAAAACAGGGGGAAATGTTAACAACAGACCTCACATTGGCATttaatttttcttttaaacttgTATTATTAAGTTATTTTGCTTTGGCTTCTAAGAGAGGTTACCATTGGATTCAAAGGAAAGTGAGGATAAGCATTGCAAACTGGGCCCCATGGCAAGTGGGTCAACCATACACATCACTGGCTAAGGCTAGCTGCTAGCTAGCGTTTGTCAATCCTAGTCCTTAACCCCAATTAGATTTAATGTGACTAAATCAAATCCACTCACAGTATCAATAACTGCCATAttgtaaaatataaataacaaaACTGTTTTAGTGGCTCTTAATGTCGTTTAAATCGACAATTAGTACACCAAGCGAAGCATTCACGGGTCAGGTTTTAATGCCCTCCCTTTATGTTGCTAGCAACGCTAGCGGAGCGGTACATTGTGCTAACCGATATCAAATATAGCTTGCAATGTGAGACCGATCAGAATAATAATTAGTTTTGTACAATATAAATATGACACCTAACATaattagataccgttattattACTCATCCGTCGTATTAATGAATACGCACAGCTAGTGGAGGAGTGGCTAACCATTTGCTAGCTAGCGTCGTCTTAAAATGTAGCGTTAGTGTGTGACGGTAACGTCCGTTCGCTAGGCCAACAAAAGCAACGACTGACTTTCGGTTAAAAAAACACGGTTAGGGTGTTGGCAATCGGCATTTGCCATTTTTTTAttatacacagaaaacacaattGTGTACTCTAACGCGTTACTTTCACGTTTAATTCATTTTTAGCAGCTGTATCACGGCCCGCCTAGGCTGACGAGCctgtcagaacaaagtgtcACGGAATCCGACCGTCCGTTAGCTTGCTGGTTAGCATGAGCTGCTAGCCAGCGCGCTAAACCGTTAGCCTTTCACAAACCCAGCTCGCTATCATAATGGCTTCTCAGCAGGATTCAACCAGACACGATGAAAACGCCATTCTAACATTAAGCTACGAATGCAAATATGCTCTTATATTGCGCCTTACATAAGTGCGATGTTCTTACACTTACAATATTGGTGACTTTTAGTCctgcttttttttctctctctggaCGATTTAGCCTCCGTCCTCCGTCTCGCTCAGCGTATCGTTCAGGGCAGTACCACTTCCGCTACACTGCCCGTTCTGTTTCCTCTTTTCTCACCGCACATCTGCCTTACGTAATGCTACCCCTACTCATAAGCTAAATAAGATAATTAATATCGTActgtaaaatataataaaaaacacaagttataTGTGCGCTTAAGCCATATTTGTTTTATCTGGTGGGCTTTGACATAACTATTTTCATTATAGATTCATTCAAACAACAAGGTTACATGACGATTTTTATTCCACACTTCATTACAGCAAAAAACGCATATTATCGTTAATGCGGATCTTTATCTGGCAACGGCTCCCTGGTTTGGTTAAACTCTAGACAACATTACTATACGTATTTTCAAAGATAtcagatttatttatgttgtgtGTTTGAACATGAGAGCTGTCTGCCGCATTTATACACCTTACATAACTATACAGAATGCTGTGCAGGAAATTGGTAAACGTATTGGTTATAATTGTACGGTTACATTTTATTAGTTAGCATGGCTCTTTGTACATGTAAGACAGTTATTTTTGCTTTCATCCTGCACAGCAAGGTCAAACGTTAAGGTCAACCACAATTGTAACCTCTGTTTTGTACAAACACTAGCCCAGTGAGCCTACATTCATAGACTCTTGACATGATTGATCTGTCTGAAGCACAAGCCATAGAAAAAACATCTCTAAACCTGAATATGACTTTCTGTTCTTTAACTGAGTGACATTAGGGATCTAAGTTATGATCATTTTCATTACTGTTtatgtttcagtttttttaaattattgtttaaaaaaaaggtcATAATAGTGAAACATTCCCAGAGCCAACAGAGAACGAAAAACAGTCTAAATACTTACagatatttaaataatcatTTAATAAAACTGAAACAAAACAATCCTCTAATGTTAAAGGCTGTAAACAGTGATGTGGAGTGGTTTTGCACAATAAAGAATCTA
This Pseudochaenichthys georgianus chromosome 7, fPseGeo1.2, whole genome shotgun sequence DNA region includes the following protein-coding sequences:
- the LOC117450013 gene encoding 14-3-3 protein beta/alpha-1 translates to MDKNDLVQKAKLAEQAERYDDMAASMKAVTEQNTELSNEERNLLSVAYKNVVGARRSSWRVISSIEQKTEGNEKKMQMAREYREKIEVELQDICRDVLGLLDNFLITNASAAESKVFYLKMKGDYYRYLSEVASEDKKKDTVENSQQAYQQAFDISKEEMQPTHPIRLGLALNFSVFYYEILNNPDKACSLAKAAFDDAIAELDTLNEDSYKDSTLIMQLLRDNLTLWTSENQADEGETGDGEN